In a single window of the Osmerus eperlanus chromosome 2, fOsmEpe2.1, whole genome shotgun sequence genome:
- the ntn1b gene encoding netrin-1b, with amino-acid sequence MTRNLEAWVTAVAACLLAEGVLAGYGMSMFAAQSSLPDPCYDENGNPRRCIPDFVNSAFGKDVRVSSTCGTPATRYCVVSETGEERTRDCHTCDSEDPKKAHPPAYLTDLNNPHNLTCWQSENYVQYPLNVTLALSLGKKFEVTYVSLQFCSPRPESMAIFKSMDYGKSWVPFQFYSTQCKKMYGRQNKAAITKVNEQEAICTDSHTDMHPLTGGLIAFSTLDGRPSAHDFDNSPVLQDWVTATDIKVMFSRLHTFGDENEDDSELARDSYFYAVSDLQVGGRCKCNGHASKCVKDRDGNLVCECKHNTAGPECDRCKPFHYDRPWQRATAREANECVACHCNLHARRCRFNMELFKLSGRRSGGVCLNCRHNTAGRHCHYCREGFYRDLTKAISHRRACKV; translated from the exons ATGACGCGGAATCTGGAGGCGTGGGTCACCGCGGTGGCCGCATGCCTGCTAGCTGAGGGAGTGCTCGCAGGGTATGGCATGAGCATGTTCGCTGCACAATCCTCCCTTCCGGACCCCTGCTACGACGAGAATGGAAACCCCCGGAGATGCATCCCGGATTTTGTTAACTCTGCTTTCGGTAAGGACGTGCGCGTCTCCAGCACCTGTGGAACCCCGGCCACCCGGTACTGCGTCGTGAGCgagacgggagaggagagaacaaggGATTGTCACACGTGCGACAGTGAGGATCCCAAAAAGGCTCACCCACCGGCGTATTTAACGGATCTTAACAACCCACACAATCTGACCTGTTGGCAATCTGAGAACTATGTACAATACCCGCTGAACGTCACGCTCGCGCTGTCTCTCGGGAAGAAGTTTGAGGTGACCTACGTCAGTCTGCAGTTCTGCTCCCCGCGCCCGGAGTCCATGGCCATCTTCAAATCCATGGACTACGGAAAGTCATGGGTTCCGTTCCAGTTCTACTCCACCCAGTGTAAGAAGATGTACGGCCGCCAGAACAAGGCAGCCATCACCAAGGTGAATGAACAGGAGGCTATTTGCACAGACTCGCACACGGACATGCACCCTCTCACCGGCGGCCTCATCGCGTTCAGCACCCTGGACGGTAGGCCATCTGCGCACGACTTTGATAACTCCCCGGTGCTGCAAGACTGGGTCACGGCCACCGACATCAAGGTTATGTTCAGCCGGTTGCACACTTTCGGAGACGAGAATGAGGACGACTCAGAGCTGGCGCGCGATTCCTACTTCTACGCAGTGTCTGACCTGCAGGTTGGCGGACGGTGCAAATGTAACGGGCACGCCTCGAAGTGCGTGAAAGACCGGGATGGGAACTTGGTGTGTGAGTGCAAGCACAACACCGCGGGACCGGAGTGCGACAGGTGCAAGCCGTTCCATTACGACCGGCCGTGGCAGCGCGCGACGGCCAGAGAGGCCAACGAATGTGTTG ccTGCCACTGTAACCTCCATGCCCGCCGATGTCGGTTCAACATGGAGCTGTTTAAACTGTCCGGGCGGCGCAGTGGAGGGGTGTGTCTGAACTGTCGTCACAACACGGCTGGGCGGCACTGCCACTACTGCAGGGAAGGTTTCTACAGAGACCTGACCAAGGCTATCTCCCACAGGAGGGCCtgcaaag